A window of Aerococcus urinae contains these coding sequences:
- a CDS encoding dihydrolipoyllysine-residue acetyltransferase: MTYTFNMPDVGEGMSEGEVVSWHVGVGDSVQEEDVLVEIQNDKSVEEIASPVSGKIEKLYVEEGDVAIVGEPLIDFSGEGLPESDNAASEAPASEEASAPSANASTGYYQFRLPDVGEGMAEGEIAEWLVSEGDEVTEDTAVVEIQNDKSVEEVYAPVAGTIKNIIVPAGEVANVGDVLAEIDSPEHNSEGSAPSSTPASPAQLEKADEGNEGATGAANGNGGVPQTADPNKRVLAMPSVRQYAREQGVDISQVAGTGKNGRVLKEDIDNFDGQAATASAPAAEATSAKASEEPAKKAAPKKESHEDGDVEHVKMTPMRKAIAKSMETSKYTAPQVTLFKDVEVSKLWDHRKKFKGIAAERDTKLTFLPYAVKALIAAVKKYPMLNASVDDDAQEFLLKKYYNIGIATDTDQGLYVPVVHNADRKSMFDIADEINDKAAKAHEGKLKAADMSDGTVSISNIGSVGGEYFTPILNYPEVAILGFGAIVQQPVVDDNGELAVGRVLKLSLTFDHRIVDGATGQKALNEVGRLLSDPELLLMES, encoded by the coding sequence ATGACATATACTTTTAATATGCCAGACGTCGGTGAAGGCATGAGCGAAGGCGAAGTTGTTAGCTGGCACGTTGGAGTCGGAGACTCTGTTCAAGAAGAAGATGTTCTTGTTGAAATCCAAAATGATAAATCTGTTGAAGAAATCGCTTCACCTGTAAGCGGTAAAATTGAAAAACTATACGTTGAAGAAGGTGACGTAGCTATCGTTGGTGAACCTTTGATTGACTTCTCAGGTGAAGGCCTACCAGAAAGTGATAATGCAGCTTCTGAAGCACCAGCTAGTGAAGAAGCCTCAGCTCCTTCAGCGAATGCAAGCACTGGATATTACCAATTCCGCCTACCAGATGTTGGTGAAGGAATGGCCGAAGGTGAGATCGCTGAATGGCTAGTCAGTGAAGGCGACGAAGTCACTGAAGATACTGCGGTTGTTGAAATTCAAAATGACAAATCCGTAGAAGAAGTTTACGCTCCAGTGGCTGGTACCATTAAGAACATCATTGTGCCTGCCGGCGAAGTAGCCAATGTGGGTGACGTTCTTGCTGAAATCGACTCACCAGAACATAACAGCGAAGGCTCAGCACCATCTTCAACTCCAGCTTCTCCAGCTCAACTTGAAAAAGCTGACGAAGGCAATGAAGGTGCAACCGGTGCAGCTAATGGTAACGGTGGCGTACCACAAACCGCTGATCCAAACAAACGCGTATTAGCAATGCCTTCCGTACGTCAATATGCGCGTGAACAAGGCGTTGATATTTCTCAAGTTGCAGGTACCGGTAAGAATGGCCGTGTTCTCAAAGAAGACATTGATAACTTTGACGGACAAGCTGCAACCGCAAGTGCTCCAGCTGCTGAAGCAACAAGTGCTAAAGCCAGCGAAGAACCTGCTAAGAAGGCTGCACCTAAGAAGGAAAGCCATGAAGACGGCGATGTAGAACACGTTAAGATGACTCCAATGCGTAAAGCGATCGCTAAATCCATGGAAACCTCTAAATACACTGCTCCTCAAGTGACCTTGTTCAAGGATGTCGAAGTATCCAAACTATGGGATCACCGTAAGAAATTCAAGGGTATTGCTGCTGAACGTGATACCAAGTTAACCTTCTTACCATATGCAGTGAAAGCTTTAATTGCTGCAGTTAAGAAATACCCAATGCTCAACGCTTCAGTTGATGATGATGCTCAAGAATTCTTATTGAAGAAATATTACAACATTGGTATTGCTACTGATACTGATCAAGGATTATACGTTCCTGTAGTTCATAATGCAGACCGCAAATCCATGTTTGATATTGCCGATGAAATTAATGATAAAGCTGCCAAGGCCCATGAAGGAAAATTGAAGGCTGCTGATATGTCAGACGGTACTGTTTCAATTTCTAACATTGGTTCAGTTGGCGGGGAATACTTCACCCCAATTCTTAACTACCCAGAAGTTGCCATTTTAGGCTTTGGTGCAATTGTGCAACAACCTGTAGTTGACGACAATGGTGAATTAGCAGTTGGTCGAGTATTGAAACTTTCATTAACCTTCGACCACCGTATCGTCGACGGCGCAACAGGACAAAAAGCCTTGAACGAAGTTGGTCGTCTGCTTAGCGATCCTGAATTATTATTAATGGAATCTTAA
- the lpdA gene encoding dihydrolipoyl dehydrogenase produces the protein MVVGAMAIELDTVVVGAGPGGYVAAIRAAQMGQKVAIIEREYIGGVCLNVGCIPSKALIQAGHAYHEANGGLEVFGVDSKASLDFTKTQEWKDNSVVKTLTSGVEMLLKKNKVEIIRGEAFFNNERELTVMGEGDEHQLYSYKHAIIATGSHPIEIKGFKFGGRVIDSTGALNLKEVPKKLVVIGGGVIGAELGSAYANLGSQVTILEGSPQILPNFEKDMVKVVEKGMKAKGMDIHVNAMAKEAVDNGDSVTVKYEIDGKANEIEADYVLVSVGRRPNTEDLGLEALGVKKNDRGLIEVDNQGRTSVKNIFAIGDVVPGAALAHKASYEGKIAAEAISGKAAAVDYKVMPSVAFTDPEIASYGLTEKEAKDQGLDVKATKFPLAGNGRALSLNQKEGFVRLVATKDDKVIVGAQMVGVGASDVMAEAGLAIEAGMNAEDIALTIHGHPSLGESLMDTAEGVLGMPIHM, from the coding sequence ATGGTTGTAGGTGCAATGGCAATTGAACTGGATACAGTCGTTGTTGGGGCTGGACCTGGCGGATACGTTGCGGCGATCCGCGCAGCCCAAATGGGACAAAAAGTAGCCATTATTGAACGTGAATATATTGGTGGTGTCTGCTTAAACGTTGGCTGTATTCCTTCCAAGGCTTTAATCCAAGCTGGACATGCTTACCACGAGGCCAATGGCGGTTTAGAAGTCTTTGGTGTGGATTCAAAAGCTAGCTTAGATTTCACCAAAACACAAGAATGGAAAGACAATAGTGTGGTTAAAACCCTAACTAGTGGGGTAGAAATGCTATTGAAGAAAAATAAAGTGGAAATTATCCGCGGGGAAGCTTTCTTCAACAATGAACGTGAATTAACCGTGATGGGTGAAGGTGATGAACACCAACTCTATAGCTACAAACACGCAATCATTGCGACAGGTTCTCATCCAATTGAAATCAAAGGCTTTAAGTTTGGTGGCCGTGTCATTGACTCCACAGGTGCCTTAAACTTAAAAGAAGTGCCTAAGAAACTCGTTGTTATCGGTGGTGGGGTCATTGGTGCCGAACTGGGTTCAGCTTATGCTAACCTCGGTAGCCAAGTCACCATCTTAGAAGGTTCTCCTCAAATCTTACCTAACTTTGAAAAAGATATGGTTAAGGTTGTCGAAAAAGGCATGAAAGCTAAAGGCATGGATATCCATGTTAACGCTATGGCCAAGGAAGCTGTCGACAACGGGGACTCTGTCACCGTTAAATATGAAATTGACGGCAAGGCTAACGAAATTGAAGCGGATTATGTCTTAGTTTCTGTTGGTCGTCGTCCTAACACTGAAGATCTTGGCTTAGAAGCCCTAGGTGTTAAGAAGAATGACCGTGGCTTAATCGAAGTGGATAACCAAGGACGGACCAGCGTGAAGAATATCTTCGCAATTGGTGACGTCGTTCCTGGTGCTGCTTTAGCCCACAAAGCGTCCTACGAAGGTAAAATTGCTGCGGAAGCCATTTCTGGTAAAGCCGCTGCAGTGGACTACAAGGTAATGCCTTCCGTAGCCTTCACTGACCCTGAAATTGCTTCTTACGGTTTAACCGAAAAAGAAGCTAAAGATCAAGGGCTTGACGTGAAAGCAACCAAGTTCCCATTAGCTGGGAATGGACGGGCTTTGTCATTAAACCAAAAAGAAGGTTTCGTTCGCTTAGTTGCTACTAAGGATGACAAGGTGATCGTTGGTGCTCAAATGGTCGGCGTTGGTGCTTCAGACGTGATGGCTGAAGCAGGCCTAGCTATTGAAGCAGGCATGAACGCTGAAGATATTGCCCTCACTATCCATGGCCACCCATCCCTCGGGGAAAGCTTAATGGATACAGCAGAAGGCGTTCTCGGCATGCCAATCCATATGTAA
- the pdhA gene encoding pyruvate dehydrogenase (acetyl-transferring) E1 component subunit alpha: MAKQPVDYQAQLAGIDEQFQMVRILDEEGKVVNPDIMPDLTDDQLVEIMKRMVFSRTLHERSMALARQGRLGFYAPTYGQEASQMASSYAFEQDDWLFPGYRDIPQLVAKGLPVDKAFHWSRGHVEGNNYPEDFHAMPPQIIIGAQLIQGMGNAVGQKLNGSKNVTYTYTGDGGSSQGDSYEAWNYAGRYKAPIVFFIQNNGFAISTPRQKQSAAKSLAQKAVAAGMPGVQVDGNDALAVYAVAKQAREWAAAGNGPVLIETITNRLGAHSTSGDDPKIYRTDEDIQSWTSREPLIRFRAYLEEKGLWDEQTESDYVESVKEEVQAAIKKAEAAPKQKVSDFLKNMFEEPGQNIKEQIEKYEAKESE; this comes from the coding sequence ATGGCAAAACAACCAGTAGATTATCAAGCACAACTTGCTGGTATTGACGAACAGTTCCAAATGGTTCGTATACTAGACGAGGAAGGGAAAGTCGTTAACCCTGACATTATGCCAGATTTAACTGACGACCAACTTGTAGAAATAATGAAACGGATGGTCTTTTCAAGAACCTTACACGAACGCTCAATGGCACTTGCTCGCCAAGGACGTTTAGGTTTCTATGCGCCAACTTATGGACAAGAAGCTTCCCAAATGGCTAGCTCCTATGCCTTTGAACAAGATGACTGGCTATTCCCAGGTTACCGTGATATTCCACAATTAGTGGCTAAGGGATTACCAGTAGACAAGGCCTTCCATTGGTCTCGTGGACACGTCGAAGGAAATAATTATCCAGAAGACTTCCATGCAATGCCTCCACAAATTATTATTGGGGCTCAACTTATCCAAGGTATGGGTAATGCTGTTGGTCAAAAACTAAATGGCTCTAAGAATGTCACCTACACCTACACCGGTGATGGTGGTTCAAGTCAAGGGGACTCATATGAAGCTTGGAACTATGCTGGTCGCTATAAAGCACCAATTGTTTTCTTCATTCAAAACAATGGTTTTGCGATTTCCACCCCACGTCAAAAACAATCAGCGGCTAAATCCTTAGCACAAAAAGCCGTTGCAGCTGGTATGCCAGGTGTTCAAGTGGACGGTAACGATGCCTTAGCAGTTTATGCAGTTGCTAAACAAGCACGTGAATGGGCTGCAGCAGGTAACGGACCAGTCTTAATTGAAACCATTACCAACCGCCTCGGCGCTCACTCCACTTCCGGTGACGATCCTAAGATTTATCGTACCGATGAAGATATCCAAAGCTGGACCAGTCGTGAACCACTGATTCGTTTCCGTGCATATCTAGAAGAAAAAGGTTTATGGGACGAACAAACTGAAAGCGACTATGTCGAAAGCGTTAAAGAAGAAGTTCAAGCAGCCATCAAGAAAGCTGAAGCTGCGCCTAAGCAAAAAGTTTCTGACTTCTTGAAGAACATGTTCGAAGAACCAGGACAAAACATTAAAGAACAAATTGAAAAATATGAAGCGAAGGAGAGTGAATAA
- a CDS encoding amino acid ABC transporter ATP-binding protein: MIIEFKDVEKYYGDFHALKDINLSIAEGEVVTLIGPSGSGKSTLLRCINGLEEISSGHLFCDGEDIADPKTNIRQIRRDFGMVFQHFELYPHMTVMENVTLAPIKVIGKTKEEAYERAERLLKRVNMWDKRDSYPSQLSGGQKQRVAIARGLAMKPKVLLFDEPTSALDPEMVGEVLEVMQSIAQRDQMTMVVVTHEMRFARHVSTRTIFMEAGEIVEDRPSEEFFSQPKSRRARDFISSLEGL, encoded by the coding sequence ATGATCATTGAATTTAAAGATGTGGAAAAGTATTACGGTGATTTTCATGCCCTAAAAGATATTAACCTTAGCATTGCTGAAGGGGAGGTGGTCACCTTGATTGGGCCATCTGGGTCAGGAAAGTCGACCCTCTTGCGTTGTATTAATGGCCTGGAAGAAATTTCTAGTGGTCATCTCTTTTGTGATGGCGAAGATATTGCTGATCCTAAAACCAACATCCGCCAAATTCGCCGTGACTTTGGTATGGTCTTCCAACACTTTGAATTGTATCCGCATATGACTGTCATGGAGAATGTGACCTTGGCGCCAATTAAGGTGATTGGAAAGACTAAAGAGGAGGCCTATGAGCGCGCAGAGCGTCTACTCAAGCGCGTAAATATGTGGGACAAGCGGGATTCTTATCCAAGCCAACTCTCTGGTGGTCAAAAGCAAAGGGTCGCTATTGCCCGGGGCTTAGCTATGAAGCCTAAGGTCTTGCTTTTCGATGAACCCACTTCAGCCCTGGACCCAGAAATGGTCGGCGAAGTCTTAGAAGTTATGCAAAGCATTGCCCAACGTGACCAAATGACCATGGTGGTTGTTACCCACGAAATGCGCTTTGCCCGTCATGTCTCAACCCGAACTATCTTCATGGAGGCGGGTGAAATTGTCGAAGATCGTCCGAGTGAAGAATTCTTTAGTCAACCGAAATCACGACGGGCGCGTGACTTTATCTCCTCCCTTGAAGGTTTATAA
- the def gene encoding peptide deformylase: MYLMDDITRDGNPVLHREADTITFPLNETQKQAAHDMMEYLYNSQDEEKGPELGLRAGVGLAAPQVGIGEKMIALLVPNIEDPDSDEEIILEGVMVNPKIISHSVEKVCLREGEGCLSVDDDVSGYVPRYARITITYDDLEGNHFKKRFKGYPAIVLQHEIDHLDGHLYYERINKNDPYSLGEHTYLLGDEF, translated from the coding sequence ATGTACTTAATGGATGACATAACCCGTGATGGTAATCCAGTTTTACACCGTGAAGCAGACACCATCACTTTTCCCTTAAATGAAACGCAAAAACAAGCCGCTCACGATATGATGGAATACCTGTATAATAGTCAAGATGAAGAAAAGGGCCCTGAACTTGGTCTCCGCGCTGGTGTTGGTCTCGCCGCCCCTCAAGTAGGCATCGGCGAAAAGATGATTGCCCTTTTGGTTCCTAATATCGAAGATCCTGATTCCGATGAAGAGATTATCTTAGAAGGGGTTATGGTCAATCCAAAGATCATTAGTCATTCCGTAGAAAAAGTCTGCCTCAGAGAGGGCGAAGGCTGCCTCTCAGTCGATGATGACGTGTCCGGCTATGTGCCCCGCTACGCTCGAATCACCATCACTTACGATGATTTAGAAGGCAATCACTTTAAGAAACGTTTCAAGGGCTATCCTGCTATCGTCTTGCAACACGAAATCGACCACCTCGACGGTCACCTCTACTATGAAAGAATTAATAAAAACGATCCCTACTCCTTAGGTGAGCACACCTATCTTTTAGGTGACGAGTTTTAA
- a CDS encoding alpha-ketoacid dehydrogenase subunit beta: MAKRTGKTMVEAITATLDQEMARDDKILLFGEDVGKNGGVFRASKGLYDKYGEDRVSDTPLSESGIGGMAIGLCLQGFRPIMEIQFFAFVFEVMDSLAGQMSRYRFRYGATRNFPITVRSPFGGGVHTPEMHADSVEGIFVQTPGMKVVVPSSPYEAKGLLASAIRDNDPVLFLEHMKLYRSFREEVPEEEYTIPLGVANVAREGSDVTVIAYGYMVREALKAAEELEKENISVEVIDLRTISPVDYETIGKSVEKTGRVVMVQEAQREAGAGNNVIAEISQRFILSLESPIEFVSAPDTVYPFGLAENDWLPNADDIKEAVKNTVNF; the protein is encoded by the coding sequence ATGGCCAAGAGAACTGGAAAAACAATGGTAGAAGCCATCACTGCAACGTTAGACCAAGAAATGGCTCGTGACGATAAAATTTTACTTTTCGGTGAAGACGTAGGTAAAAACGGTGGTGTGTTCCGTGCTTCTAAAGGTTTATATGATAAATATGGTGAAGACCGTGTAAGTGATACGCCTCTATCTGAATCAGGTATTGGTGGTATGGCAATCGGACTTTGTCTCCAAGGTTTCCGTCCTATCATGGAAATCCAATTCTTCGCTTTCGTATTTGAAGTGATGGACTCCTTAGCTGGACAAATGTCACGTTACCGCTTCCGTTATGGAGCAACCCGTAACTTCCCAATTACCGTGCGTTCACCATTTGGTGGTGGGGTTCATACACCTGAAATGCACGCGGACTCAGTAGAAGGTATTTTTGTTCAAACCCCAGGGATGAAAGTGGTTGTTCCATCAAGTCCTTATGAAGCTAAAGGTTTACTTGCTTCAGCCATTCGTGACAATGACCCAGTCTTATTCCTTGAACACATGAAGTTATACCGCTCATTCCGTGAAGAAGTTCCTGAAGAAGAATATACCATTCCTCTAGGCGTAGCCAATGTGGCACGTGAAGGTTCTGACGTCACTGTGATCGCTTACGGTTACATGGTTCGTGAAGCGCTTAAGGCTGCGGAAGAATTAGAAAAAGAAAATATTTCTGTTGAAGTCATTGACTTACGGACGATTTCACCAGTTGACTATGAAACCATTGGTAAATCTGTTGAAAAAACCGGCCGTGTTGTCATGGTACAAGAAGCTCAACGTGAAGCTGGTGCAGGTAACAATGTGATCGCTGAAATTTCTCAACGTTTCATTCTTTCTCTAGAATCACCAATTGAATTCGTATCAGCTCCTGATACAGTTTACCCATTTGGTTTAGCAGAAAATGACTGGTTGCCAAATGCTGATGACATCAAAGAAGCAGTTAAGAACACAGTTAATTTCTAG